From the genome of Nodosilinea sp. FACHB-141, one region includes:
- a CDS encoding DUF3326 domain-containing protein: MNSPNPSRRPYTAVLVVPTGIGAAVGGYAGDALPVARAIASVVDTLITHPNVMNGAQLYWPLPNACYVEGYGLDQFASGRWGLRPVHRNRIGLVLDAAIEDDLRWRHLQAADAARATLGLDLTDYVVTHAPLGVELRRAASGATWGTIGRPDSLLRAAERAIAAGANAIAVVARFPEDTDAETLQDYRQGHGVDPLAGAEAVISHLVVRTLQVPCAHAPALSPLPLDPSISPKSAAEELGYTFLPCVLAGLSRAPQFVTGPTLRQSGSTLWADQVDAIVVPASACGGSALLSLGRRSLAIAVEANSTALDVSPEALGIPAVRVSSYLEAVGLLAAHRAGVHPQALTAQVPRIQALGSPQAGSSFGRIENISPVSTIAPGGG, translated from the coding sequence GCGGTGCTGGTGGTGCCCACTGGTATTGGGGCAGCGGTGGGCGGCTATGCAGGAGATGCGCTGCCGGTGGCGCGGGCGATCGCCTCAGTAGTCGATACCTTAATTACCCACCCCAACGTGATGAATGGGGCGCAGCTCTACTGGCCGCTGCCCAACGCCTGCTATGTAGAGGGCTATGGTCTAGACCAGTTCGCCTCCGGGCGCTGGGGGTTGCGCCCGGTGCATCGCAACCGCATCGGCCTAGTGCTAGATGCGGCGATTGAAGATGACTTGCGCTGGCGACATCTGCAAGCGGCGGATGCAGCTCGGGCCACTCTGGGCTTAGATTTGACCGATTATGTTGTTACCCATGCACCCTTGGGGGTGGAGCTGCGAAGGGCGGCATCGGGGGCAACCTGGGGCACAATTGGGCGGCCCGACAGTTTGCTGCGGGCGGCAGAGCGAGCGATCGCCGCTGGAGCCAATGCGATCGCCGTAGTAGCCCGCTTCCCTGAAGACACCGATGCTGAGACCCTGCAAGACTATCGCCAGGGCCACGGCGTAGACCCCTTGGCAGGAGCTGAGGCGGTGATTAGCCATCTGGTGGTGCGCACCCTGCAAGTGCCTTGCGCCCACGCCCCAGCCCTGAGCCCGCTGCCGCTAGATCCGTCGATTTCGCCGAAGTCTGCGGCCGAGGAACTGGGCTACACGTTTTTGCCGTGTGTGCTGGCGGGGCTGAGCCGAGCGCCACAATTCGTGACCGGGCCAACCTTGAGACAGTCTGGCTCCACCCTTTGGGCGGACCAAGTTGACGCCATTGTGGTGCCTGCCAGCGCTTGTGGGGGCAGTGCCCTGCTGAGCCTGGGGCGGCGATCGCTGGCGATCGCCGTCGAGGCCAACTCCACCGCCCTCGATGTCAGCCCCGAAGCTCTCGGCATACCGGCGGTGCGGGTGTCGTCTTACCTAGAGGCGGTGGGGCTACTGGCGGCCCATCGGGCGGGCGTACATCCCCAAGCGCTGACCGCCCAGGTGCCGCGAATTCAAGCTTTGGGCTCTCCCCAAGCTGGTTCTTCCTTTGGGCGGATAGAAAACATCTCCCCAGTTTCTACAATTGCACCTGGAGGAGGCTGA